accctctattgtgataacagtagagcagttgcaaattcaaaagaaccaagaagccataagcgcGGGAAACACATCGAGCGCAAGTACCATCTTATAAGGTAtatagtacaccgaggagacgtgatagtgACTATTACAAAATCgataattaaagaacacaaaaaataacgtagagatagagaagatcgacacacatatatacgtggttcactaacggtgtgttagctacgtctaCGAGTAGAGGGAGAACAGTATTATTAgggagaatgttttcagaaaattacatcaaatGGTGCCTCtaaggttagagagtttatatagcgagACCCctgtacttggttgttcgaagcaccaacaaacaaattcaaggtgttccaacaaatctccaccttgacttgaattctctcctagataacagatgtaccaaatgcaacataaatcaatatTGCCAGACGTACCCAGACTTTTCCCTCATGCCTCAAAGTGTCCCACAAAGGGGACCactaacaattcaaaatattCAGCAAGTCCAAACAATGCTGGAACTTGCCTTGTGGGACCAGTTTGGTGAAAATATCAGTAGGGTTATCAGCagtaccaattttcatcactttaaaTCTCTGATCACCTCTTAAGAAGTGCTATCTTACATTTATGTGCTTAGTTctctcatgatgaacttgatcattggctaggcatattgcactcaaactatcacaataCAATAACTTGGTCATGAGGTAAACCAAGATCACCAACTAACCCCCTCAGTCATATTCCCTCATTAGCAATTTCTATCAAGGCCATGTACTATGCTTCAGTAGTAGATAAAGTAACTGTAGGATGTAAGGTTGCCTTCCAACTAACAATAGAACCACCCAGAGTGAATACATAGCCAGTCATAGACCTCCTACTGTTAACATCTCCAACATAGTCAGAATCAGAATAACCAGTCACCAAACACTCTGTGTAATTCCCATAAACGAGACCAACATCAGACATACCTCTAAGGTAATGAAAAATCTTTTTAACGGCTTGCCAATGCTTCTTCCCAGGTTGACCCATGAACCCGCTGACAACACTAACAACATGGGCAAGATCAGGCCTAGTACagaccatagcatacatcaaacttctcaCTACACTAGCATATGGAACTCGAGACATATACTCCTTCTCAGCTTCAGACTGTGGTGAAAGCACAGATGAAAAACAAGCATTTACAGCACTAGaagtatctataggcttagcTGATGACATACCAAACCTAGACAATATTTTCTGAATATATCCTTTATGCGACAAGAAGAGCTTATTCTTATCTCTGTCCCTATAAATCTCCATACCCAGAATTTTCTGTGCAGCACCCAAATCCTTTATATCAAACTCAGCActgagaagattcttcaatttcagaatgtcagacttggactttgcaactatg
This DNA window, taken from Benincasa hispida cultivar B227 chromosome 6, ASM972705v1, whole genome shotgun sequence, encodes the following:
- the LOC120079186 gene encoding secreted RxLR effector protein 161-like — protein: MTQPDGFQCPGKKDYVCKLKKSLYGVKVVSKAVNLLSAEFDIKDLGAAQKILGMEIYRDRDKNKLFLSHKGYIQKILSRFGMSSAKPIDTSSAVNACFSSVLSPQSEAEKEYMSRVPYASVVRSLMYAMVCTRPDLAHVVSVVSGFMGQPGKKHWQAVKKIFHYLRGMSDVGLVYGNYTECLVTGYSDSDYVGDVNSRRSMTGYVFTLGGSIVSWKATLHPTVTLSTTEA